In a genomic window of Styela clava chromosome 7, kaStyClav1.hap1.2, whole genome shotgun sequence:
- the LOC120328000 gene encoding histone H1.0-B-like has protein sequence MSAQKKSTKARPAQEHPPYKEMIRKAIVEEHSAKGISTQKCLRYICSNYKVGVNASRHLTQTIRRLVIAGYLVNTRGKYANGSVKISTQQTQKEKDQRKAAREKKKAAKATVSVSKTVKTTKKPRKTTKAKTPAAKKATTKKKAVKKVTKKTPKKTTKKPAAKKVVKKSVKSPKKKTQAKKVAARKKATLKKTTKK, from the coding sequence ATGTCAGCCCAAAAGAAATCAACAAAGGCTCGTCCTGCTCAAGAACATCCTCCATACAAGGAGATGATTAGAAAGGCAATTGTGGAAGAACATTCAGCTAAAGGAATTTCTACTCAGAAATGTCTTCGATACATTTGCAGCAATTACAAAGTGGGAGTTAACGCAAGCCGACATCTAACACAGACAATCAGGCGCCTTGTTATAGCTGGTTATTTAGTCAATACAAGGGGCAAGTATGCCAATGGTTCAGTTAAAATAAGTACTCAGCAAACTCAGAAGGAGAAGGACCAGAGAAAAGCAGCAAGGGAAAAGAAAAAGGCCGCTAAAGCCACAGTTTCTGTCTCAAAGACGGTGAAGACCACGAAGAAACCAAGGAAGACGACGAAAGCAAAAACACCAGCAGCTAAAAAGGCAACCACAAAGAAGAAAGCTGTAAAAAAGGTTACGAAAAAAACACCAAAGAAAACTACGAAAAAGCCAGCTGCAAAAAAAGTTGTGAAAAAATCTGTTAAATCACCAAAAAAGAAAACACAGGCAAAAAAAGTTGCTGCTAGAAAGAAGGCCACACTAAAAAAGACAACCAAGAAGTAA
- the LOC120328876 gene encoding uncharacterized protein LOC120328876, with the protein MLKSDPLFSQIYKICIIMILIAIFVPDDTVCSLSETCKDRCFNRLSDNENECRCDYRCSSYNNCCDDYVDICLQQDMAKVSCFGRCYEPSTVNVKGRCACDKQCSINENCCDDYVPVCASLITCENRCGAPRDITLQCQCDANCMNRFDCCMRYAVECGGISEETSADSIHSCQDRCFETDTTIESSCSCKSTCQESQTCCHDYVLQCLDTTENGNHANNTTEEMATTQSGGTSTYKFTKLGIWTAIFSIMMICSGWGNKN; encoded by the exons ATGTTGAAATCTGATCCCTTATTTTCACAGATTTACAAAATATGCATTATCATGATATTAATTGCAATTTTTGTTCCGGACGATACCGTGTGCTCATTATCGG AAACTTGTAAGGATCGTTGTTTCAATCGCTTGTCCGATAACGAGAATGAATGCCGATGCGATTACAGATGCTCATCGTACAATAACTGCTGTGACGATTACGTCGACATTTGTCTTCAACAGGATATGGCAAAAG TGAGCTGTTTTGGACGATGTTATGAACCCTCTACTGTTAACGTAAAGGGAAGATGCGCCTGCGATAAACAGTGCTCCATAAACGAAAACTGTTGCGACGACTATGTACCAGTCTGTGCAAGTTTGA TTACGTGCGAGAACAGATGCGGTGCCCCAAGAGATATAACTCTTCAGTGTCAATGTGATGCCAACTGCATGAATAGATTTGATTGTTGTATGAGATATGCCGTGGAATGTGGAG gTATTTCAGAAGAAACTTCAGCTG ATTCTATACATAGTTGCCAAGATCGTTGCTTTGAGACAGATACTACGATTGAATCAAGCTGTAGTTGCAAGTCTACATGCCAGGAATCTCAAACTTGTTGCCATGATTATGTTCTTCAATGCTTGGATACAACAGAAAACGGCAATC ATGCTAATAATACAACCGAGGAGATGGCAACAACCCAATCGGGGGGCACAAGCACTTACAAATTCACAAAACTCGGGATCTGGACTGCAATTTTTTCAATCATGATGATTTGTTCTGGTTGGGGGAACAAGAActga